A single window of Zea mays cultivar B73 chromosome 10, Zm-B73-REFERENCE-NAM-5.0, whole genome shotgun sequence DNA harbors:
- the LOC100281040 gene encoding aconitase 2 isoform X3, with amino-acid sequence MDNTGVPAVVDLAAMRDMMPKLGCDPYKINPLIPVDAVIDHAVRVDVAGTYDALDRNEELEFQRNKERFAFLKWASNAFHNMQVFPPGSGTVHQVNLEYLARVVFNEDGILYFDSVVGTDSHTTMINSLGVAGWGVGGIEAVVAMLGQPMGMVLPGVVGFKLSGKLRDGVTTTDIVLTMTQMLRKHGAIGKFVEFYGVGVGELSLPARATIANMSPEYGATMGFFPVDQVALDYLKLTGRSDETVSMIEAYLRANKMFVDKHEPETERVFSSHLELDLSEVEPCVSGPKRPHDRVPLKEMKSDWHACLDNEVGFKGYAVPKEQQGKVVKFDFHGRPAEIKHGSVVLAAICSSTNTSNPSVMIGAGLVAKKACELGLEVKPWVKTSLTPGSVVATEYLKHSGLQDYLNQQGFHVAAHGCATCVGNSGDLDGSVSAAITENDMVAAAVLSANRNFEGRVNPLTRANYLASPPLVVAYALAGTVDIDFEKEPIGVGKGGKEVFLRDIWPSNQEIDEVVESSVQTHLFKKVYDSIMERNPRWNQLPVPKEALYPWEDRSTYIRKPTYLEGMSMTPPAAPPTVTEAYCLLNLGDSITTDHISYSGKIPEGTPAAKYLLEYGVEPKNFSSYGGRRGNNEVVMRGAFANMRIVNKLLDGKAGPWTIHVPTGEKLYVYDAAMKYKSEGHDMVIIAGSEYGSGSSRDSAAKGPMLLGVKSVIAKSFERIHRSNLVGMGIIPLCFKAGEDADSLGLTGRERYTIHLPTSTAELSPGQDVTVTTHDGRSFTCTLRLDTQV; translated from the exons ATG GACAACACTGGAGTCCCAGCAGTTGTAGACCTTGCAGCTATGCGTGATATGATGCCAAAGTTGGGATGTGATCCCTACAAGATTAATCCATTG ATTCCCGTGGATGCTGTTATTGACCACGCAGTGCGAGTGGATGTAGCAGGGACCTATGATGCATTGGATAGAAACGAGGAGCTGGAGTTCCAACGCAACAAAGAAAGGTTTGCTTTTCTTAAATGGGCATCCAATGCTTTCCACAACATGCAGGTTTTCCCTCCTGGTTCGGGCACTGTACACCAG GTAAATCTTGAGTATCTTGCCCGAGTTGTCTTCAACGAAGATGGCATTCTTTACTTCGACAGCGTGGTTGGCACAGACTCACACACCACTATGATTAATAGTCTTGGAGTTGCTGGGTGGGGAGTAGGCGGTATTGAAGCAGTCGTTGCAATGCTTGGCCAG CCAATGGGCATGGTTTTGCCTGGTGTGGTTGGATTCAAATTGAGTGGGAAGTTACGGGATGGTGTCACTACTACTGACATTGTTCTTACCATGACCCAAATGCTAAGGAAGCACGGTGCTATTGGCAAATTCGTTGAATTCTATG GTGTTGGTGTGGGCGAGCTATCTTTGCCTGCTAGGGCCACAATTGCCAACATGTCTCCAGAATATGGAGCTACCATGGGCTTCTTCCCTGTAGACCAAGTAGCATTGGACTATCTCAAACTGACAGGCCGAAGCGATGAAACT GTGTCGATGATTGAAGCATACCTGCGAGCTAACAAAATGTTTGTGGACAAGCATGAG CCTGAGACGGAACGCGTTTTCTCTTCACATCTGGAGCTGGACCTTAGTGAGGTGGAGCCTTGCGTTTCAGGCCCCAAAAG GCCTCATGATCGTGTCCCTTTGAAGGAAATGAAGTCAGACTGGCATGCTTGCCTGGACAACGAAGTTGGCTTCAAG GGCTATGCGGTGCCAAAGGAACAGCAAGGCAAAGTTGTGAAATTCGACTTCCATGGAAGGCCAGCTGAAATCAAGCATGGCAGTGTTGTTCTTGCAGCAATATGTAGCTCCACAAACACATCAAATCCCAGCGTCATGATTGGTGCTGGCCTTGTGGCAAAGAAAGCCTGCGAATTAGGCCTTGAG GTGAAGCCATGGGTAAAGACAAGCCTTACCCCTGGATCTGTGGTTGCTACCGAGTACTTGAAACATAG TGGCCTTCAAGATTATCTGAACCAGCAAGGGTTCCATGTCGCTGCGCATGGTTGCGCCACTTGTGTGGGCAACTCCGGTGACCTGGATGGATCTGTATCAGCTGCTATCACAGAAAATG ATATGGTTGCTGCTGCGGTGCTGTCGGCCAACCGAAACTTCGAGGGGCGTGTGAACCCTCTCACTCGGGCTAACTACCTTGCCTCGCCGCCTCTGGTTGTTGCCTATGCTCTTGCCGGCACT GTTGACATTGACTTTGAGAAAGAGCCCATTGGAGTTGGAAAGGGTGGTAAGGAAGTTTTCTTGAGGGACATATGGCCTTCAAACCAAGAGATCGATGAGGTTGTGGAGTCCAGCGTGCAGACTCACCTGTTCAAGAAAGTGTACGACTCAATCATGGAACGTAACCCTAGGTGGAACCAGCTGCCGGTTCCAAAGGAGGCACTGTACCCATGGGAAGACAGGTCCACCTACATCCGCAAGCCTACGTACCTGGAGGGCATGTCCATGACGCCGCCTGCAGCCCCGCCCACGGTGACGGAGGCCTACTGCCTGCTCAACCTTGGGGACAGCATCACCACGGACCACATCTCCTACTCGGGGAAGATCCCCGAGGGCACACCTGCGGCCAAGTATCTGCTCGAGTATGGCGTGGAGCCCAAGAACTTCAGCTCCTATGGTGGCCGCCGCGGGAACAACGAGGTGGTGATGAGGGGAGCGTTTGCCAATATGAGGATCGTGAATAAGCTTCTTGATGGCAAGGCTGGTCCCTGGACGATCCATGTTCCTACCGGGGAGAAGCTCTATGTTTACGACGCGGCAATG AAGTACAAGTCGGAAGGTCATGACATGGTCATCATTGCTGGCTCCGAGTACGGCAGTGGCAGCTCTCGTGACTCTGCTGCCAAGGGACCAATGCTACTGGGTGTCAAGTCGGTGATTGCAAAGAGCTTCGAGCGGATCCACCGGAGCAACTTGGTGGGGATGGGGATCATTCCTCTCTGCTTTAAAGCAGGAGAGGATGCCGATTCACTCGGCCTCACCGGACGTGAGCGCTACACCATCCACCTCCCTACCAGCACCGCCGAGCTCAGTCCAGGCCAGGACGTGACCGTCACAACCCACGACGGCAGATCCTTCACTTGCACTCTTCGCTTGGACACACAGGTATAG